TGCGAGCGCCTGGGTCAAACGCCCGCTCTTCGCCAGCGCCTATGGGACTCCATCGCGCTCTCGGCGCTGAACGAGACGCCGGAACAAGCCGACGCAGAACTATTCAAGACGGTGATGCAACAAGCCTTTCTCGGCGGCGCCAAGGATTCGCGCATGGGGCTTCCCGTAATTCCCTGGCATGAACTGCACGGAGAGCGCTTCATCCAGTTTTTGCAAGCGCGGAAGGGGCGCGTCATCCTGAGAAACGCCGTTCGCCGATTAGAGACGGCGGGGAATCGCATCGCGGCGGTTCATTTGGCTTCCGGCGAACGGATCGCCTGCGAAGCGTGCGTATCCGCCCTGCCTTTTGCGAGCCTGCGGACGTTGCTGGACGCTTCCAATCTTTCGGAGCGCATCGATATTCCCGATCTAGGCGCGTCGCCGATCGTCAACGTTTATCTTTGGTACGATAAAGCCTTCACGACGGAAAAATTCGCCTGCCTGCTGGACGCAACGTTCGAATGGGCGTTTCATCGATCCAATTTCATGAAAGCGGGTGGCCATTCCGGATTTTGCGTCAGTCTAACAGTCAGCGCCGGGCGGCGATTGCAAGAACGATCGCGCGCGCAATTGATAGAAGCGGCGAAAGAAGATATCCAAAAAACCTACCCCGAAAGCGATGGCGCGCAGCCAAACCATGCGTCCGTCTTTTGGGAACCGCAAGCGACATTTTCCGCTACGCCGCAAAATGCGCGCCGCAGGCCCGGCCCGAAGACGGCGATTGCCAATTTCGTTCTCGCTGGAGATTGGATCGCTACGGGGTTGCCCGCCACGATCGAAGGCGCCGCGCTAAGCGGCGTTAGAGCGTTGGATGGTTTGAAAGCGTGATGCCAACCTGAATTTAGATTGTTGTCAGCTATTTTCCTAATCCTCTGGGAGAGGATTAGGATGAAAGTATTATACCGACCTGCATTGAGATAGTTGTTTTTAAAATTCCTCTCCCAAGATGGGGAGAGGTTAGGTGAGGGTTGATATTATTAGACTTATAATCCCATCACCCTAACCCTCTCCCAGAGGGCGAGGGAATTTTAAGTCACATTCTTAATAAGAGTTGGTATTATTCGAAAAACCGCTGCGATACCCAATCTTCCGCCTATTCCAATTCCGTGCTTCCCATCAAATATCGATCGACGCCTCTAGCGGCTTGCCTCCCTTCCGCGATGGCCCAAACCACTAAGGATGCGCCCCGGCTCATATCTCCGGCGGCGAATACGCCGGGTACGTTAGTCATGTAGTTTTCGTCTACGGCGACGGCGCCGCGCGCATGGAGTTGAACTCCGAGATCGTCCAATAGGCCGGTTTTTACGGGGCCGGTGAAGCCCATCGCCAACAACACGAGATCGGCTTCCACTTCGAATTCCGAACCGGGGATTTCGTTCAAAGGACGGCGACCGTCCGGGCCGGGATCTCCAAATTCCACTTTTACGGCGTGCAATTTTTTCACAACGCCTTTCTCGCCCGAAAAACGCTTGGTGCTCACTTGCCAATCCCGCTCGCCGCCTTCTTCGTGCGATGAAGAGGTGCGGAGAATAAAAGGCCAATAAGGCCAAGGCATCAACTCCGTCCGTTCGGCGGGAGGCTTAGGTAGAATTTCATACTGCTTGATGGAAACGGCGCCTTGGCGGATGGACGTACCCAGGCAATCGGAGCCGGTATCGCCGCCGCCCAGGATAACTACTCGCTTCCCTTTGGCCGTAATCTCCCGTTCCGGGGGGATGACGTCGCCCGCCACCCGGCGGTTCTGCTGTTCGAGAAATTCCAAAGCGAGATAAATCCCCTTCAATTCGCGGCCTGGGACAGGCAAATCGCGGGCCGCCATCGCTCCACCCGTCAATAGGATGGCGTCGAAATCCCTTCTCAAGACGCTGGCGGGCAAGTCAACGCCCACGTAAACGCCGGTTTTGACAACAACGCCTTCCGTCTCCATCTGGCGCAAGCGGCGATCGATGAGATGCTTCTCCATTTTGAAATCGGGAATGCCGTACCGCAGCAAACCGCCGGCGCGGTCGGCTTTTTCGAAGAGCGTTACCGCATGGCCCGCGCGCCGCAATTGTTGAGCCGCCGCCATGCCCGCCGGGCCGCCGCCCACGACGGCTACTTTTTTTCCCGTTTCGATCTTGGGCGGAAGGGGAGCGATCCAGCCTTCTTGAAAGGCGCGATCGATGATGCTCCGTTCAATCTCCTTGATCGTAACCGGCGACTGTTGAATATTTAGCACGCAGGATTCCTCGCAAGGCGCGGGACATACTCTTCCGGTGAATTCGGGGAAATTGTTGGTTTTATGCAAGCGTTGGATCGCCTCTTGCCAGCGGTTGCGATACACCAGGTCGTTCCAATCGGGAATGATGTTTCCCAGCGGACAACCCCAATGGCACGTGGGCACGCCGCAATCCATGCAGCGCGCGCCCTGTTCCCGCAATTTTTCGGCGGGAAAATGGGCGTGAAATTCTTTGAAATGCCGAATTCGCTCCTCCACCGGCTTGTCGCGGGGGATCTCGCGTTGATAATCCATGAAGCCGGTAATTTTACCCATGGCTCACCTCTTGCAACTGCAACTCTTCTTGACGGCTCTTCTCCGCCATTTCCAACAGATAACGCTTATATTCCTTCGGCATGACCTTGACGAATTTGGAAAGCGTCAATTCCCACCGATCGAGTATCCGCCGGGCGACGGCGCTACGGGTATAACGATAGTGGTTTTCGATCAATCCCCGCAGTTCATCCACGCTTTCCGGGTCGTCCATCGGTTCCAGGTCTACCATCGCCGAATTGAGCCGCGATTCGAACGAGCCGTCTTGATCGAAAACATAGGCGATGCCGCCGCTCATCCCGGCGGCGAAATTACGCCCCGTCTTGCCCAGGATGACGGCGCGGCCGCCGGTCATGTATTCGCATCCATGATCGCCCACGCCTTCCACCACGGCTCTCGCGCCGCTGTTGCGCACGCAGAAGCGTTCTCCGGCGACGCCCCGGAAATAACACTCGCCGCCCGTCGCGCCGTAGAGAACCACATTGCCGACGAGAATATTCTCTTCCGGCGTGAAGCGCGCCTGCTTCGGCGGATAAATGACGACGCGTCCGCCGGACATGCCCTTGCAGGTGTAGTCGTTGGCGTCGCCTTCCACCGTCATCGATACGCCGTTCGCCAGAAAGGCGCCGAAACTCTGTCCGGCGGAACCGGTGAAACGAATGCGAATCGTATTATCCGGCAGCCCCGCCATTCCATACCGTTTGGTGATTTCGTAGCTAAGCGTCGTTCCCACCGTTCGATGGATGTTCCGGATGGGAAGATCGATCTCTACCGGCTTCCGGCGTTCGATGGCGTCCTTGGCCATTTCGATCAATTGGTTGTCAAGAGCTTTCTCCAATCCGTGATCCTGCGCCGCGTTCCAGCGGATGGCGACAGGCTCCGGCGCTTCCGGCTTGGCGAGAATCGCCCCCAAAGCGAGCGTCTTGGCCTTCCAATGATCGATGTCGTCACGCACTTTCAACAAGTCCATGCGTCCCACGAGATCGTCCATTTTGCGCACGCCGAGCCGGGCCATGATGCGGCGCAGTTCTTCCGCCACGAACAGGAAATAATTGATGATATGCTCCGGTTTTCCCATGAACTTTTTCCGCAGGTTTTCATCCTGGGTAGCCACGCCGACGGGGCAGGTGTTCAAGTGGCATTTCCGCATCATGATGCAGCCGACGGTTACCAAGACGATCGTGGAAAAGCCGAATTCGTCCGCGCCCAGGCAGGCCGCAATGGCGACGTCCCTTCCCGTCTTCAACTGCCCGTCGGTTTGCACGGCGATGCGTCCCCGCAAGTCGTTCTTGACCAGCACTTGTTGGGTTTCGGACAATCCCAGTTCCCACGGAAGACCGGCGTGTTTGATGGACGAAAGGGGCGAAGCGCCCGTGCCGCCGACGTCGCCGCTGATGAGAACGTGATCGGATTTCCCTTTCGATACGCCCGCCGCGACCGTTCCCACGCCCACTTCCGAAACCAATTTTACGGATATCTGAGCGGAGGGATTAGAGTTTTTCAAATCGTGGATCAACTGCGCCAAGTCTTCGATGGAGTAAATGTCGTGATGCGGCGGCGGCGAAATCAACGTGACGCCAGGCGTGGAATGACGCACCCGCGCGATGATCTCGTTCACCTTGTGTCCGGGCAGCTGGCCGCCTTCGCCGGGCTTGGCGCCCTGGGCCATTTTGATTTGCAGCTGCTTGGCGTTGGCGAGATATTCGATCGTCACTCCAAAACGGCCCGACGCCACCTGCTTGATGGCGCTGTTTTTGCTGTCGCCGTTAGGCAGGGGAATATACCGTTCGGGATCCTCTCCGCCTTCTCCGGTGTTGCTCTTGCCGCCTAGGCGATTCATGGCGATGGCGATGGTTTCATGCGTCTCCTTGCTGATCGAACCGAAAGACATCGCGCCGGTGGCGAACCGCTTGGCGATTTCGCGCGCCGGTTCCACTTCCTCCAAAGGAATCGGTTCGGCGCTCCACCGAAAATCGAGCAGTCCCCGAATGGTGTTGCGCTTCATGTTGTCGTCGTTAATCAGCCGCGCGAAATCCTGGTAGGTTTCGAAACTTCCGATCCGGACGGCGTGTTGGATTTTCGCCACGGCATCGGGATTGACCATGTGGCGCTCTCCATTGCGCCGCCATTGATAGTAGCCGCCGATGGCGAGATCGGGACGCCGTTCCATGGTTTTAGGAAAGGCGTAATCGTGGCGCATCTTCGATTCCCGCGCAATGATGTCGAGTCCGATGCCGCCGAGGCGGGAAGCGGTTCCCGTAAAATAACGGTCGATGACGTCCCGCCCAATGCCCACCGCTTCGAAAATCTGCGCGCCGCGATAACTTTGCAGCGTGGAGATGCCCATTTTGGAAAATATTTTCAAAAGCCCCTTATCGATAGCTTTGATGTAATTGTGAATGGCTTCCTCGACGCCGAGTCCATCTTCCAGCCGGTTTTCCTCCGCCAATTGTTCGATGGTTTCGAACGCCAGGTAGGGATTGATCGCTCCCGCGCCGTATCCCACGAGCAGCGCGAAATGCATCACCTCTCTCGGCTCGCCCGATTCGATGACGATGCCCGCCCGCGTCCGCGCCCCTTCGCGAATCAGGTGATGATGAACGGCGGCGTTGGCGAGCAGCGCGGGAATCGGCGCCCATTCCTCATCCACGCCCCGGTCGCTAAGAACGAGGATGCTATAGCCGTCTTCGATGGCTTGCGAAGCATTGGCGCATAATTTTTCCAAAGCGTCGCGCAAACCGGACTCTCCTTCATTGACTCGGTATAGCGTCGAAAAGACGATGCTTTTGATTTTGCCAGTCAAATTGCGAATTTTTTCCATTTCGTCATTGGCGAGAATCGGATGGCTCAATCGCAACTGGCGGCAATGGACGGGCGTTTCGTCGAAAAGGTTTTGCTCCGATCCCAGCGTAGAATCCAACGACATGACCAATTCTTCGCGGATCGGATCGATGGGAGGATTGGTCACTTGGGCGAAGAGTTGCTTGAAATAGTTATAGAGCAACTGGGGCTTGTCGGAAAGACAAGCCAGGGGCGTATCGTTCCCCATCGATCCCACCGGCTCCTTGCCAAGCTCCGCCATCGGACCGATTAGAACCTTCAAATCCTCGTCGGTATACCCGAAAACTTGCTGGCGGCGCAGCCGGTCTTGCGTTTCCCTCGCCGGACCGGAGAGTTTTTTGGGCGCCGGCATATCTTCCAAGCGAATCCGGTTTTCCTTCAGCCATTGGCCGTAAGGGCGGCGCGACGCCAGATCGCGCTTAATCTCTTCGTCGTTAATGATCCGCCCTTGCTCCATATCGATCAGGAACATGCGGCCTGGTTGCAGCCGTCCCTTGATTTTGACGTTTTCAGGCGGAATATCCAAAACGCCCGCTTCGGAAGCCATAACGACGAAATCGTCGTTCGTCACCCAATAACGGGAGGGACGCAGGCCGTTGCGGTCCAAAACCGCGCCAATGCGGATTCCGTCCGTAAAAGCAATAGAGGCGGGGCCGTCCCAAGGCTCTATCAGGCAGGAATGGTACTCGTAGAAATCTTTCTTTTCCCGGCTCATGCTCTCATGGCCGGACCACGCTTCCGGAATCAACATCATCATGGCGTGCGGCAGCGAGCGCCCGGAAAGCGAAAGCAATTCGAAGGCATTGTCGAAAATGGCGGAATCGCTGGCGTTGGGCGTCGTTACGGGGAATATTTTCTTGATGTCGTCGCCGAAAAGTTGCGATGCGAACATCGATTCCCGCGCATGCATCCAATTGACGTTTCCCCGCAGCGTATTAATCTCCCCGTTATGGGCGAGGCAGCGGAAAGGATGCGCCAAATCCCACGTCGGAAACGTATTCGTGCTATAGCGTTGATGGATAAGCGCCATCGTGCTTTTCATGGAAGGATAACTCAAATCGGCGTAATATCCCGCGATCTGATCCGGCATCATCAATCCCTTATAAACGATCGTGCGATGGGATAGGCTGGGAATATAAAAATACCCCGCTTCTTCCTTATGGGCGCGCGCCGCTTTTTCGGCGATTTTGCGGATAACGTAAAGCTTGCGTTCGAAATGGGCGGAGTCTTTGAATCCGGCGCCGCGTTGGATAAAAATCTGGCGAATGACCGGCTCCACGCTGCGGGCCAGCCATCCCAGACGCGAGCTGTCGCAGGGAACGTCCCGCCATCCCAATACTTTCTGTCCTTCGTCGCGAACGGTTTTTTCCAATAACTGTTGGATCCAGGCGCGCTTGTTCTCCTCCTTGGATAGAAAAACCATGCCTACGCCGTAATCGCCGCAAGGCGGCAGATCGAAGGAAAGCGATTCCGCTTCCCCGCGGAAAAACTCGTCCGGCATTTGAAAAAGGATGCCCGCACCATCTCCCGTTTCCGGATCGCAGCCGCAGGCGCCGCGATGCGTGAGATTGATCAGGACCTCTATGCCTTTCAGGATGATGTCGTGCGAAGGGACGCCTTGAATATTGGCGACGAATCCCACGCCGCAGCTGTCGTGTTCGTATGCAGGATCGTATAGTCCTTGTGGTTGCGGAAGGTGTTCCTTTATCATCGGCCAAGCCTTCTCTTTCTTCATGCTCATATCGATCTAAGGGCGTTCGTTCGAATCCGGGGCGCTTTCAAATAGGATGCGATTCTCGACGAGGCTTATCGTTCGCCCTTTCGTTTGCGAATCATGCGTCATCGTCTATTGGCGGCAATCTCTTAAGCTGAATGGCATGATTTCGACTTTATAGTTATCCCGGCTTTGACAAAGAATCCGAATAGCAGAAACAGTTGTTGGATATAGTATAATTTCGTCCCGATGGCGCCGCCTGGATGAAAAGAGATGGAAGCGATTCCAACCATTTCCCATGTTTTCCCGCTGGAGGCGGCCTAAAAATATTGAACCGTTATTATAACGGAGATAAACCGATCCCATCAAGGATTGGCGTCGATTCCAACGGCCTCCGGCGCCTTATAATTATACTTTGGCGGAAATGGCGAGGCGCGCATCCACCTATTGAAAAATGCCGGCTTTGCACGATTGACCGTCTTGCCGCTTGAGAACGGCGCCGCCCGAAGGAAAGCGGATGGAATCGAAGGCGTATTTTCTTTCCTGGCATTCTCGCGCAGGAGTTGATACTATTTATTTCTCGCGGCCTGATCGATGGGATAACTTCAGCGGCAAGCGGCGGTTGTTTTAACTATTGAGCCTCTTGCAAAATTCCATTATTCCTCCCCCAAGCCTGGGGGAGGTTAGGAGGGGGTTGTCTTAAGTCTATTAAAATCAACCCCCCTCTAACTCCCCCCAATCTTGGGGGGAGAATTAAAAAGCGGATTTTATGAATTTTGCAAGAGCCTCTATTCCCTCTTTTTTAAACGCCTGGTAAATCGTAGAGTGGATCGAGCGAAGCAAACCCCGCCAATGTCTCTCACCCTTCGGCTTGCTCCCGCCGTTTTAACGGCGGATTATTGAAATTTGCCCCTTTAAAAGGGGCATTTAACAATAGTCCAGCCTTTTAAGGCTGGGTGCTTCAACAAGTCCAAAATATTATATCTCGTCTGCGCTGTATGAAAAGCGGTGAAAGACATTCGCAATCTCTTTGAATCAAGCCTGTTCCGGATTTTCATCGGCTGCGGCGGATTTCAATGTTTTCCATAAAGCCATTATCTCTGCTTTCACCTGCAGCGTGATATCCTGATAAGATCCATCCATGGGCATAAAAGGCTTCCCGAAAGCGATCTTCACTACTCCCCGTTTGGGGATGATCCTCCCCCGCAGCATGATATTTTCTCCCCCCGCGATCGCCGCCGGGATCAATGGCGTTTGCAGATTCTTTGCTAAAATGCCGATTCCCTGTTGAAATTCCATCAATTCGCCCGTTACGCTCCGTGATCCTTCGGGAAAAAGCAGTAGGCTCCATCCCTCATCCAACAATTCGCCCGCATAAGCCATGCTTTGCCGGTAGCCTGACGTCTGCGGCAATGGAAAGATATTGATTAACGTCGTCGCCAGTTGCCAAGCGGCCCATTTTACGGCGCGAATTCTCCAAGGCTTCCCGGCGGCGTCGAAATACTCCTTCCAGGCGGCGGGACAGATGCGCCGGCCTAAGCGCGGCGGCGGTAAATTCTGTATTAGCAACGTATCCACATGACTGGTATGATTGGAAACGATGAAAACCGGCCCTTGCAGGTCTTGGATATTTTCTAATCCAAAAACTCGGATATCGCAGAATATCTTGAGAAAGGGTTTTACCAGCAGCGCGTTGGAAACTACCCTTGCCGCGCGCCAGAACGGCGACAGCGTCCAACGCCGAAAAACCAACGGCGATGCGCCTTCCCTTCTCTTCGCCAAATAGTCCTCCAAATCTCCCAGTTTTGCATCCGCCGCCGCCGCTCCGTCGTCAATATCGAGGCGGTATTCCTCTTCCAGCCGCGAGATCAGTTCCACCCGATCGATGGAGCTCAATCCCAAATCATTCCCCAGCTGGGCTTCCGCAATCAAATTGTCCGGTTGGCAATGGGCGATTTCGCATAGAATGCGGCGCAAGGGGCTGGCGGCGGATTCGTCGCAAGATTCGCGGGTGATCCTACCGGACAGCGTAATTTTTTTGACTTCGTTCTTTTTGATTTTCAACGTCGAGGTTTTGGGAAATTCCGGCTGCGTCCAAACGCTGAACGAGGCGATTTTTTGCTCCGGCGTTAGCTGCCTATTCGCTTCTTCTACGATTTGCTGCGCTTCCAACTTTTCGTCCTGCAACAGAAGAACGGCGTGGATCGTCTCTTCATGCTCGCCTGCGCCGAAGACGCACGACTCCTTGACGGCGGGATTCTTGTCCAAAACGCGCTCGATATCTTCGGGATAAATATTCACCCCGTCGCTGGCGACGATGACATCCTTAATCCGGCTGCGAATGAATAGATTCCCTTCTGCATCGAATTCGCCCGCATCGCCGGTCTTGAACCAACCATCCTCGAAAGAATCCTTCGTCGCTTGCGGACGGCGGTAGTAGCCGGGAAAGACGTTCGGCCCCCGCGCTTGGATTTCTCGATCCGCCATTAACCGGATCGCCACGCTATCTAGCTGCGTTCCCACCGAACCCAACCGGCTTTTTCCCAAACGAGTCGCTGTAAGAACAGGACTGGTTTCCGTCAGGCCGTATCCTTGCAACAGTTCGAATCCCAGCCCTCGCCAGAAGGCTTCCACTTCCGCATCCAACGGCGCGCCGCCGCATACGAAAAGATGAAAACGGGTATTGAACCGTTTATGAATGGGATAGAAATACCATTTCCGCGTCATGTGCGGCAGAAAACGAGAAGCGGCGAGTCCCAGCCGCAGATAACTCGAGAGATGTTTCTTTTTTATTTCGCTTTCGATCCGTTGTTTTAATATAGTCATCAGACGCGGAACCAGGATCATGACCGTGATCTGCTCGCGCCGAAAAACATCGAACAGGGCGGATGGCTTCAATACCCGCAGATACAAAACGCTTC
The window above is part of the Candidatus Omnitrophota bacterium genome. Proteins encoded here:
- the hpnE gene encoding hydroxysqualene dehydroxylase HpnE, producing MAGQPLAASASMNADVVVLGGGFAGMSAASHLAQRGAQTVLVEKKPFLGGRVYSVRDRCGDWIDNGQHALMGCYRETLKLLDMWGTADGVQFQDDLQVPYRSAKGWRDALACPHWPGPLHLLAGMLRMSSLTWRDKLAAMRFGLELRRKGGVHESETLGAFCERLGQTPALRQRLWDSIALSALNETPEQADAELFKTVMQQAFLGGAKDSRMGLPVIPWHELHGERFIQFLQARKGRVILRNAVRRLETAGNRIAAVHLASGERIACEACVSALPFASLRTLLDASNLSERIDIPDLGASPIVNVYLWYDKAFTTEKFACLLDATFEWAFHRSNFMKAGGHSGFCVSLTVSAGRRLQERSRAQLIEAAKEDIQKTYPESDGAQPNHASVFWEPQATFSATPQNARRRPGPKTAIANFVLAGDWIATGLPATIEGAALSGVRALDGLKA
- a CDS encoding glutamate synthase subunit beta, with the protein product MGKITGFMDYQREIPRDKPVEERIRHFKEFHAHFPAEKLREQGARCMDCGVPTCHWGCPLGNIIPDWNDLVYRNRWQEAIQRLHKTNNFPEFTGRVCPAPCEESCVLNIQQSPVTIKEIERSIIDRAFQEGWIAPLPPKIETGKKVAVVGGGPAGMAAAQQLRRAGHAVTLFEKADRAGGLLRYGIPDFKMEKHLIDRRLRQMETEGVVVKTGVYVGVDLPASVLRRDFDAILLTGGAMAARDLPVPGRELKGIYLALEFLEQQNRRVAGDVIPPEREITAKGKRVVILGGGDTGSDCLGTSIRQGAVSIKQYEILPKPPAERTELMPWPYWPFILRTSSSHEEGGERDWQVSTKRFSGEKGVVKKLHAVKVEFGDPGPDGRRPLNEIPGSEFEVEADLVLLAMGFTGPVKTGLLDDLGVQLHARGAVAVDENYMTNVPGVFAAGDMSRGASLVVWAIAEGRQAARGVDRYLMGSTELE
- the gltB gene encoding glutamate synthase large subunit; translated protein: MIKEHLPQPQGLYDPAYEHDSCGVGFVANIQGVPSHDIILKGIEVLINLTHRGACGCDPETGDGAGILFQMPDEFFRGEAESLSFDLPPCGDYGVGMVFLSKEENKRAWIQQLLEKTVRDEGQKVLGWRDVPCDSSRLGWLARSVEPVIRQIFIQRGAGFKDSAHFERKLYVIRKIAEKAARAHKEEAGYFYIPSLSHRTIVYKGLMMPDQIAGYYADLSYPSMKSTMALIHQRYSTNTFPTWDLAHPFRCLAHNGEINTLRGNVNWMHARESMFASQLFGDDIKKIFPVTTPNASDSAIFDNAFELLSLSGRSLPHAMMMLIPEAWSGHESMSREKKDFYEYHSCLIEPWDGPASIAFTDGIRIGAVLDRNGLRPSRYWVTNDDFVVMASEAGVLDIPPENVKIKGRLQPGRMFLIDMEQGRIINDEEIKRDLASRRPYGQWLKENRIRLEDMPAPKKLSGPARETQDRLRRQQVFGYTDEDLKVLIGPMAELGKEPVGSMGNDTPLACLSDKPQLLYNYFKQLFAQVTNPPIDPIREELVMSLDSTLGSEQNLFDETPVHCRQLRLSHPILANDEMEKIRNLTGKIKSIVFSTLYRVNEGESGLRDALEKLCANASQAIEDGYSILVLSDRGVDEEWAPIPALLANAAVHHHLIREGARTRAGIVIESGEPREVMHFALLVGYGAGAINPYLAFETIEQLAEENRLEDGLGVEEAIHNYIKAIDKGLLKIFSKMGISTLQSYRGAQIFEAVGIGRDVIDRYFTGTASRLGGIGLDIIARESKMRHDYAFPKTMERRPDLAIGGYYQWRRNGERHMVNPDAVAKIQHAVRIGSFETYQDFARLINDDNMKRNTIRGLLDFRWSAEPIPLEEVEPAREIAKRFATGAMSFGSISKETHETIAIAMNRLGGKSNTGEGGEDPERYIPLPNGDSKNSAIKQVASGRFGVTIEYLANAKQLQIKMAQGAKPGEGGQLPGHKVNEIIARVRHSTPGVTLISPPPHHDIYSIEDLAQLIHDLKNSNPSAQISVKLVSEVGVGTVAAGVSKGKSDHVLISGDVGGTGASPLSSIKHAGLPWELGLSETQQVLVKNDLRGRIAVQTDGQLKTGRDVAIAACLGADEFGFSTIVLVTVGCIMMRKCHLNTCPVGVATQDENLRKKFMGKPEHIINYFLFVAEELRRIMARLGVRKMDDLVGRMDLLKVRDDIDHWKAKTLALGAILAKPEAPEPVAIRWNAAQDHGLEKALDNQLIEMAKDAIERRKPVEIDLPIRNIHRTVGTTLSYEITKRYGMAGLPDNTIRIRFTGSAGQSFGAFLANGVSMTVEGDANDYTCKGMSGGRVVIYPPKQARFTPEENILVGNVVLYGATGGECYFRGVAGERFCVRNSGARAVVEGVGDHGCEYMTGGRAVILGKTGRNFAAGMSGGIAYVFDQDGSFESRLNSAMVDLEPMDDPESVDELRGLIENHYRYTRSAVARRILDRWELTLSKFVKVMPKEYKRYLLEMAEKSRQEELQLQEVSHG
- a CDS encoding AMP-binding protein, with amino-acid sequence MRKVVLEEACVSPPFATLAEIVGGFPERGAREAIRFYNGFRIFRYSYIELYDQAQRCAAFFAERGIGKGDRLLLWAPNGPEWAAVYCACALSGVVLVPLDARNEADFVRRVGEETEAKLLIRAQTKKNPGFPFPSLIIETLFKRIADLSPLKKSAEIAPGDLMEIVYTSGTTGDPKGVMLTQGNMAANATDLLKVVPVDSTYHLLSVLPLSHALEQCGGFWTPLAGGGSVLYLRVLKPSALFDVFRREQITVMILVPRLMTILKQRIESEIKKKHLSSYLRLGLAASRFLPHMTRKWYFYPIHKRFNTRFHLFVCGGAPLDAEVEAFWRGLGFELLQGYGLTETSPVLTATRLGKSRLGSVGTQLDSVAIRLMADREIQARGPNVFPGYYRRPQATKDSFEDGWFKTGDAGEFDAEGNLFIRSRIKDVIVASDGVNIYPEDIERVLDKNPAVKESCVFGAGEHEETIHAVLLLQDEKLEAQQIVEEANRQLTPEQKIASFSVWTQPEFPKTSTLKIKKNEVKKITLSGRITRESCDESAASPLRRILCEIAHCQPDNLIAEAQLGNDLGLSSIDRVELISRLEEEYRLDIDDGAAAADAKLGDLEDYLAKRREGASPLVFRRWTLSPFWRAARVVSNALLVKPFLKIFCDIRVFGLENIQDLQGPVFIVSNHTSHVDTLLIQNLPPPRLGRRICPAAWKEYFDAAGKPWRIRAVKWAAWQLATTLINIFPLPQTSGYRQSMAYAGELLDEGWSLLLFPEGSRSVTGELMEFQQGIGILAKNLQTPLIPAAIAGGENIMLRGRIIPKRGVVKIAFGKPFMPMDGSYQDITLQVKAEIMALWKTLKSAAADENPEQA